The Sorangiineae bacterium MSr11367 genome window below encodes:
- a CDS encoding sigma-70 family RNA polymerase sigma factor, producing MSFADASESKLIERLVRRDEHAFNELVRLYERRVFSLVLRFIGHHAEAEELSQEVFVQVFKAIGSFRGDSKLSTWIYRIAINLCKNRTKYLKLRQSNEAPPDEGENVSRGSNTGHVDRPDEALAGKQLERIVQRSILRLEPSFRECLILRDVEELSYEEVEQITGLAAGTVKSRIFRARAMLKEMVERELGEKIG from the coding sequence GTGAGCTTCGCGGACGCCAGTGAATCCAAGCTGATCGAGCGACTCGTTCGCCGCGACGAGCACGCGTTCAACGAGCTGGTGCGGCTCTACGAGCGGCGGGTCTTTTCGCTGGTGCTTCGATTCATCGGCCACCATGCCGAAGCCGAAGAGCTTTCCCAGGAGGTCTTCGTGCAGGTCTTCAAGGCCATCGGGAGCTTTCGCGGCGACAGCAAACTTTCAACCTGGATTTACCGTATTGCGATTAACTTATGTAAGAATCGCACCAAGTACCTGAAGCTGCGCCAGTCCAACGAAGCGCCACCGGATGAGGGCGAAAACGTGTCGCGCGGCTCGAACACGGGTCACGTGGACCGGCCCGACGAGGCCCTGGCCGGAAAACAATTGGAGCGGATCGTTCAGCGATCCATTTTGCGGCTGGAGCCCAGTTTTCGGGAGTGCCTCATCTTGCGCGACGTCGAAGAGCTCAGCTACGAGGAGGTGGAGCAGATCACGGGCCTCGCCGCCGGCACCGTGAAGAGCCGCATCTTTCGGGCGCGTGCCATGCTCAAAGAGATGGTGGAGCGCGAGCTCGGGGAGAAAATCGGATGA
- a CDS encoding Stp1/IreP family PP2C-type Ser/Thr phosphatase has translation MTRPLRIELAGKTDVGKKRNHNEDNFSIIEESGLYIVADGMGGHASGEVASQMAVDAMREFFLSTAQDPERTWPYKMDRSKGYEENRLITGIKLANLRIYETAQRDAGKRGMGTTIVTMFAVEDGVYIAHVGDSRGYRIRDGKIEQLTEDHSLLNDYIKMKRLTPEEIANFPHKNVIVRALGMKDTVKVDTRFETPRANDTYLLCSDGLSGPVTDAEMLEMVSTAPDLETAAGRLIAGANANGGPDNITVILARWVG, from the coding sequence GTGACCAGACCGCTCCGGATTGAACTTGCCGGCAAAACCGACGTTGGCAAGAAGCGAAACCACAATGAAGACAACTTTTCCATCATCGAGGAAAGTGGCCTTTACATTGTAGCGGATGGCATGGGCGGCCACGCGTCGGGCGAGGTGGCGAGCCAAATGGCCGTCGACGCGATGCGGGAGTTCTTCCTCTCCACCGCGCAAGATCCCGAGCGGACGTGGCCGTACAAGATGGACCGCTCCAAGGGGTACGAGGAGAACCGCCTCATCACCGGCATCAAGCTGGCGAACCTCCGCATCTACGAGACCGCCCAGCGGGACGCAGGCAAGCGGGGCATGGGCACCACCATCGTGACCATGTTCGCCGTCGAGGACGGCGTGTACATCGCCCACGTCGGCGACTCGCGCGGGTATCGCATCCGCGACGGCAAAATCGAGCAGCTGACCGAGGACCACTCGCTGCTCAACGACTACATCAAGATGAAGCGCCTCACCCCCGAGGAGATTGCGAACTTCCCGCACAAGAACGTCATCGTGCGCGCGCTCGGGATGAAGGACACCGTGAAGGTCGACACGCGGTTCGAGACGCCGCGGGCGAACGACACGTACCTCCTTTGCTCCGACGGCCTGTCGGGCCCCGTGACCGACGCCGAGATGCTCGAGATGGTCTCCACCGCGCCGGATCTCGAGACGGCGGCGGGCCGCCTCATTGCCGGGGCAAACGCCAATGGCGGGCCGGACAACATCACCGTCATCCTCGCGCGCTGGGTCGGCTGA
- a CDS encoding PDZ domain-containing protein, with product MGILAVLTVGGTASAGLPALPGTEPTPPPATNTPAPPSADAAAKPVKVNDSADAKKGIVSVQEGGRTLGMGTVLGGDGRILTALSGLRGAELADVKYADGHVVRARLGHKDPVWDLALLIPMSGRWTDGLTASEIDPSNGELKVFLAGGRAAPTSGRVKAKVDVRAKDGTQLDGALDLELRGSPIVGAPVVDGTGGVVGILVRACKPVDGSVCLQSIYAAPVAAIRNFLVRTPLNAVAPSPWLGIVGAPDSVGNTRGVRVMQIAPASPAAKAGLKTNNDQALAHLIVAVDGNPVDTPEKLADRISKHSVGETVKLLVLESEKFREVSVVLRAPP from the coding sequence ATGGGGATTCTTGCAGTTCTTACCGTGGGGGGAACCGCGTCGGCGGGGCTTCCTGCCTTGCCAGGGACGGAGCCCACGCCACCACCTGCGACGAACACCCCCGCGCCACCATCTGCCGACGCCGCGGCCAAGCCGGTCAAGGTGAACGACTCAGCCGATGCCAAGAAGGGCATCGTGTCAGTGCAGGAAGGGGGGCGGACGTTGGGCATGGGCACGGTGCTCGGCGGCGATGGGCGGATCCTCACGGCCCTGAGCGGGCTGCGTGGCGCCGAGCTGGCCGATGTGAAGTATGCCGATGGGCATGTGGTGCGGGCGCGGCTCGGCCATAAGGACCCCGTGTGGGACCTGGCGCTGCTCATTCCCATGTCGGGTCGATGGACCGATGGGCTGACGGCCAGCGAGATCGATCCGTCCAACGGCGAGTTGAAGGTCTTTCTCGCAGGTGGGCGTGCGGCTCCGACGTCGGGTCGGGTGAAGGCCAAGGTCGATGTTCGTGCCAAGGATGGAACGCAACTCGATGGTGCCCTTGATCTCGAATTGCGTGGGAGTCCCATCGTAGGCGCGCCCGTGGTCGATGGTACGGGTGGCGTCGTGGGAATTCTCGTCCGTGCATGCAAACCGGTCGACGGAAGCGTATGCCTTCAATCGATTTATGCGGCGCCTGTGGCGGCGATTCGTAATTTTCTCGTGAGGACGCCGCTCAACGCCGTGGCACCGTCGCCATGGCTCGGCATCGTCGGGGCCCCCGATTCCGTGGGAAATACGCGTGGGGTACGCGTAATGCAGATTGCTCCCGCAAGCCCGGCCGCCAAGGCTGGCCTGAAAACGAATAACGATCAGGCGCTTGCCCACCTAATTGTTGCAGTAGATGGTAATCCGGTTGACACACCTGAAAAACTCGCCGATCGGATCAGTAAGCACTCGGTGGGCGAAACCGTGAAGCTCCTTGTGCTCGAGTCGGAAAAGTTCAGAGAAGTCTCGGTCGTCCTTCGTGCGCCCCCGTAG
- a CDS encoding alpha/beta fold hydrolase yields the protein MLVVASVTLCTSSLMAGAPNEPRARRDVGEPVLLIHGWAASAADMATMRDAIAAEGYVTYVATLPGSNNVENGKVIAGLVEKALSETHAEMVHLVGHSMGGLAMRYYVKRLGGEERVRSYVAFGTPQYGFPFACYLDENQGGQMCPSSSFLGDLNAGDDTPGDVAYFAFRSTEDTPNITRLDGGACFHEIPGVKHFDEPKSPAFAQAVLAAIRGSCPGSYVNLPIE from the coding sequence ATGCTCGTCGTCGCTTCGGTGACGCTTTGCACGAGTTCGCTGATGGCGGGCGCGCCGAACGAGCCTCGCGCACGGCGCGATGTGGGCGAGCCCGTGCTCTTGATCCATGGATGGGCCGCTTCGGCGGCGGATATGGCGACGATGCGGGATGCGATCGCGGCGGAAGGATATGTCACGTATGTGGCGACTTTGCCGGGTTCGAACAATGTCGAGAATGGCAAGGTCATTGCCGGGCTGGTCGAAAAGGCGCTTTCGGAAACACACGCGGAGATGGTGCACTTGGTCGGGCACAGCATGGGCGGACTCGCGATGCGCTACTACGTGAAGCGGCTGGGTGGTGAGGAGCGGGTGCGGTCGTACGTAGCGTTTGGAACACCGCAATATGGCTTTCCGTTTGCTTGCTACCTCGATGAGAATCAAGGCGGGCAAATGTGTCCGTCGAGTTCGTTCCTGGGAGACCTCAATGCGGGGGACGATACTCCGGGGGACGTGGCGTATTTCGCATTTCGCAGTACCGAGGATACGCCGAACATCACGCGGCTCGATGGTGGCGCGTGCTTTCACGAAATTCCGGGCGTGAAGCATTTCGACGAGCCGAAGTCCCCGGCCTTTGCCCAGGCGGTGCTCGCGGCCATTCGCGGCAGTTGTCCGGGAAGTTACGTCAATCTTCCGATTGAATAG